A single window of Flavobacterium sp. 140616W15 DNA harbors:
- a CDS encoding RNA-binding S4 domain-containing protein: protein MRIDKYLWCVRYYKTRNLVTEACKKNHVTVNGQVAKPSKEVFPTDKITFRKDQITQIITVLDIPENRVGAKLVDIYRKNETPAEAYAHLELLKLSKEHYRKNGTGRPTKKDRRDIDEFGNDITNDEDETE from the coding sequence ATGAGAATAGATAAATACCTATGGTGCGTGCGTTATTATAAGACTCGAAATCTGGTCACCGAGGCATGCAAAAAGAACCATGTCACAGTAAATGGACAAGTAGCGAAACCTTCAAAGGAGGTTTTTCCGACTGACAAAATTACATTTCGAAAAGATCAAATTACTCAAATTATAACTGTACTAGACATCCCTGAAAATAGGGTTGGCGCAAAACTTGTTGACATATACAGAAAGAACGAAACTCCTGCTGAAGCATATGCTCATTTGGAATTACTAAAACTATCCAAAGAACATTACCGAAAAAACGGAACAGGAAGACCAACCAAAAAGGATCGTAGGGATATTGATGAATTTGGAAACGACATCACTAACGACGAAGACGAAACTGAATAA